The genome window TTAACAGGTGAAATCACTCTGAAAGGGGAGTTAGACTATGAAACTACTAAATCATATGACATTGACGTTATTGCAAAAGATAAAGGGAGCCCAGAAATGGAGGGCCATTGTCGTGTACAGGTTGATATTACTGATTTCAATGATAATACTCCAGAAATAGTTTTCACATCACAGCCAAAGCCAGTACGAGAAGACGCACCAAGTGGCACCGTAGTGGCTTTGATCAGTGCGCGAGACCTTGACACTGGTGATAACGGTAAAGTGACGTTACAACTCACCAAAGGCTCTCCTTTCAATCTGAAACCttcattttctaataattatGCACTGGTTACCAGTGGTTCTTTGGATCGAGAAAATGTCTCCGAGTATAACATAGAGATAACAGCCACTGATTCaggctctcctcctctgtccagTAAGAAAATGATCCCAGTCAGCATCACTGATGTGAATGATAACCCTCCTGTATTCACTCAGCCCTCCTATAATGTGTATTTAAAAGAGAATGGGGTTGCAGGCTCTATACTGTACTCAGTATCAGCATCTGACTTGGATTTTGGTGAGAACGCCAAACTCTCTTACTCTATACTGGACTCTAAAGTGCAGGACGTGTCCGTCTCCTCTTATGTTTACATTAACTCAGATAACGGCAGCATCTACAGCATGCACTCGTTTGACTATGAGAAACTGAAGGTGTTTCAGATTCAGGTTCAGGCAAAGGATCAGGGCTCTCCGTCTCTCAGCAGCAACGCCACCGTCCATGTTTTTATCCTGGACCAGAACGACAATGCCCCCGCTGTTATTTACCCCTCCTCCGCTGCCCTGGGCTCCCTCTCTCATCAGAGGATGCCCCGCTCCGCTAAAGCAGGTCACCTGGTTACTAAGGTGACGGCCGTGGACGCTGACTCGGGCCATAACGCCTGGATCTCCTACAAACTGGCGGAGGCCACAGACGCCTCTCTGTTCACTGTCAATCTGTACACAGGGGAGGTGAGGACTAAACGCGCTGTGTCCGAGCAGGACGACTCCTCTCAGAGGCTGCTTATAGAGATCAAGGACGACGGGGAACCGGTCCAGTCCGCCACCGTCACGGTGTCCATCCTGCTGGAGGACGGCCTCCACGAGCCCATCTTAGACCTCCGACAGAAAGCGGCCGAGCCCAGCAAGAAAACTGGCAGAATCACCCTTTATTTGATTCTGTCTCTGGCCTCGGTGTCCGTGCTGTCTCTGGTGACTTTTCTCATCTTAGCGGTTAAATGCATGAGGAGCAGCACAAGCAGCGGTAGTTGCTGCATGAGACGGAGCGACTGTGATGATTACAAGAACCCCAACAGAAACCTGCAGATCCAGCTCAACACTGATGGACCTATAAAGTACGTGGAGGTCCTGGGAGGAGACATGTTGTCTCAGAGTCAGTCCTTCAGGTCCTGTATGTCTCCAATGTCAGAGTACAGTGACTTCACTTTGATTAAACCAAGCAGCACCACTGACTTTAAGGAGGTGATCAGTGTTCTGGATGCGTCTTTACCCGACAGCACCTGGACCTTTGAGAGCCAGCAGGTGAGCTCAAAACAGTAGACGTgttaaaacacttttacaaacattattttatcGAACGTTTTGTCTATGGACTTTTGAGAGCCAGCAGGTTGGCTCAAAATcggaagttgttgttttttttttcttctataaaTGTTGGTTAAACAGAATTTACCTGATTTTGTTCTATACCTTGAATATTTAGTCACAAAGTctctttttatctctctctctctctctctctctctctctctctctctctctctttctctctctctctctctctctctctctctctctctctctctctctcagcctcaCTAGCTGGATACGAAAAACGtgctgtgttttctgtaatAGAAACCAGAACACATAAACTCGGTATTAGGACTAGATTTAAGTGTTTTGGCTAGCCTACTTTAGCACTAGGGTTGTTATTCCAGCTCATAGCTATTTAAGTTTTTACACTATTTTGTTTGATAATTATCACAAGAAATCCGTGgcatatttttaaaacttttagaaAATCCATCTTCCGATGAAAATGGCATTTTGATACATATCTATTTGTGGAATCTAATTTATTTGATATGGCATGTATGTTATATACTTTGGCAGAGAATATGCTTACTTATTATAATATTGCATTTCCTAATTTGTAAATACGTCTTTATCTTCAGTTTAAATGTCTATAGGTTAAAGTAGTTTGTTTCGTCGCTATTTTTCACTCCTTTCTTTCAATAGGCCATGTTCAGAACTTTTTTAAGGCTGTACGGCCTGTATCTTCAACTTGTTGTCTTCGTGCCATTTTCAAGCTCGaactttttctttcaaatgCTGTTCTTTATTTTGAAACCCCACTTAAACCTCCCTTTAATATAGACTTTCGAAAAAGAAAGGCAGTTTGGAAACCATGCCCCCCTGCGGATACAAATAGCATTGCTATAAATAACAGCTGCTTGATATACTGCTGTGTTTTGATAATGAGGACCTCTCAACGTGACTAGATTTCTCAATGGTGTAACAAAGGGGATCATGTGTCCTccatataatgtttttttctttgattatGAAAAATTGCATTTTCCACAGTCATAACATATTCCGTGTGCACTGTCCTCTCAAACTTCTATGAGCATTAAGTTGATACTTCCCTGTCAGTGGAAGTAGAGTCACTGGAAagttttcactctgtgtgtgagcTGTGTGTCAGAGCTGGTCCAGCCCTGTCTTCCAATGAGGGGGAAGGCCTCTGTGGCCTCTCCCCGCCCATGTGGGGAGTGAGGCGGAGGAGACGGAGCAGAGAGTTTCAGTGGAGGCAGAAAATACTTTGATTTTCCTCCTcgtttttttcttaaaagacGGCCGAGATGATCACATCAAAACTTCCCATCGCGTTATTTCTAAAACGGAAATGTTTACCATCAAGCCTGGCCGCCTCGTTTTAACATTACTATGGATACGTTACGGTAAAAGAAGAAGTTAAAAACTTTCCCATTCTCCGGTCCTCGGAGCGCAGCACAATGGACTCCAGACAGAGGAAGCGCTCCGGAGGAGGGAGGCTGTGGAGGCTTTGCTTTTATCTAGCTAGCCTCTCCTGTGCGTCCGCTCAGCTCAGCTATTCCGTGTCGGAGGAATTAAACCCGGGATCTGTCGTTGGGAATATCGCTAAAGATTTGAGTCTTTCTGCTCAGGGGATTGTTCAGAGGAGATTGCGGGTGGTCTCTGAATCTACAACGCAGTATTTCGAGGTGAAGCAGGCGACCGGCGATTTggtcatcaaacaaaaaattgACAGGGAGCAAATGTGCGAATTAAGTTCGTCCTGTTCACTACACCTTCAAATACTTTTGGAGGATCCTTTAGACATTCACCGAGTCGTGGTGGACATTCTGGATGTGAATGACAATGCACCGCAGTTTTCAACTCGCAACATTTCTCTGGAGATATCAGAGGCGGCCGCTCCGGGCACAAGGTTCCGTTTGGAGAGCGCACACGACCCGGACGTGGGTACCAACTCGTTACGCACTTACCATCTCGCAACaaatgacttttttattttgaatgtggAAAGTAAAAGTGACGGCAGTAAGTTTCCTGAGCTGGTGGTGGATAAACCTTTGGACAGGGAGACGCAGGCCTCGTTTCGCCTGTTGcttactgctgtggatgggggccAGCCTGAGAAATCTGGCTCAACACTAATGCTCATAAAAATTCTGGATGTAAATGACAATGCGCCCGTCTTTGACGAGCCCGTAAAGAAAGTTAGGTTATTAGAAAATGTTGCACGGGGCACTTTAGTTACGAAATTGAACGCAACTGACGCGGATTCGGGTAGCAACGGAGAAATATCGTTCCTGTTTAGTAAATACACGCCGGAACGCGTTCTCAACATTTTCAGTGTGGATTCTAAAAGCGGGGAGATCCGTGTGAAAGGTGATGTGGATTATGAGAAGGGCACTGCATACCACATCACAGTGCAGGCCAGAGATGGGGGCTCTCCCGCTATGGAGGGCTCCTGTAATGTCATCGTGGACATCGTTGATGTGAATGACAACGCTCCAGAGGTGACACTGACGTCACTGACCAGTCCTATCAGAGAGGACTCGGCACCAGAGACTGTGATAGCACTCATAAGTGCACGTGACCTGGACTCTGGTGTGAATGGGGAGGTCAAATTAGCTGTCCAACCAGGTTTGCCATTCAAACTTAATTCAGCTTTTGGCATGCATTACAGCCTCACAACCTCTGGAAACCTGGACCGTGAGACTGTTCCAGAGTACACAGTGGTCATCAAGGCCACTGATGCTGGTTCCCCACCCCTTTCATCTCAAACCACCTTTGTGGTGAAGCTTTCTGATGTGAATGACAACGCCCCCACCTTCTCTCAGCCTTCATACTCTGTGGACATCCCAGAGAACAATGCTCCCAGTGCCCCCATTGCTGCTGTTTCAGCCACTGACCCAGACCTTGGCGACAATGCTCGCATCTCCTACTCCATCCTTCCCAGCATGGTCCAGGGCTCGCCTATCTCTTCTTATGTCTACATCAACCCAGAGAGTGGCCACATCTACAGCATGCGCTCTCTGGATCATGAACAGCTTAAAGCTTTCCGTATTGAGGTGCAGGCCCGGGATGCTGGGGTGCCCCCACGGACAGCCAACGTcactgtgcatgtgtttgtggtgGACGTGAATGACAATGTGCCAGTGATTGTATACCCCTCACACCCAAAAGACAAAGGATTACAGCTCACTCTGCCACCATCTGCCAGCCCAGGGCACCTCATAAATAAACTCGTAGGGGTGGATGCAGACAGTGGGCACAACGCATGGTTGTTTTACTCCATCGCCCCTGGACCAAACGCTGGCATGTTCCGTATTGGTGCACACACCGGTGAGCTCCGCACAGCCCGTAAGTGGGCAGAGGAGGAAGGGGGATCAACTTATGACATTGTAGTTATTATTCAGGACAATGGTGATCCACCAAAGTCCAGTTCTGTCAACATTACAGTAACTGTGGATGAGAAAGCCACGGCCAATGATGCTCCAGCAAGCCCTCGACACACACCCTTCTACCACCGCACTGGGATGTCGGACATCACTTTGTACCTCATCATCTCTCTAGCGTGTGTATCAGCGGTGTCCTTTATCACCTTTGTCATCCTCATGATACGCTGCCTAAGGCATCGTGGTCCAGGGCTGGGAGACTCTGACTGCTGCTGCTATGGTCGCCACAGGTCCAGCCGCTACCATCAGAGACCAAGCAAGGACCTGCACCTGCAGCTCAATACTGATGGACCCATACGCTATATGGAGGTTGTGGGTGGACCCCAGGACCCGCACACACGCACCTATAGGCCCTGCTACTCCACCCTATCCAGCCGGAGTGACTTTGTATTTATGAAGACACCCATGCTGAGTCACAACAACACACTCAACATGACACTCAGCAGGAAGCACCTTATGAACTCAGCCTGTGAGGTGAGGGATTATGTGGGAGAGCAAGCATGGCATTGGTGGGATAAGACCAATACAAGtgtttaagcatttttttaaaacacaaagggTATCTCAAAAATATGCAGTTTTGATGTTGTAATGTCATATCAGTCCAATTAATGGGTTAAAACAAAGCAATAAGCTCCCTGAGCTGTGATTTACAATGCTTTTAAAACAGCTAAAGGGGTCTAATTTTGAGGCTTTGACTCTTGACAGTAGAGAGTTAACCTAGATTTCCACAGTCACGTAGCTCTGCAGTATTTTTCCTGAAACCTCACTTGTTTAAGCAGGGGGACTCCTCTCTCTACATGGTGAAACAGCTCTTGGAGCTTTGTTGTCCTACTAGACAGGTTTCGGCAGTGAGGAGAACATCTTAATATTTAATCTTACCTGAGGCTAAGAAACGTGGTTACTATCTCTGACTTCCAGTATCTTAACTAACAAAGAGGGAGTGTTCtttatggataaaaaaaagatacagataaagagaaaatcaacaagaaaagaCATAGTAGCAGAATAAATGTCAAAGGAAGGGGAAAGGGGGAAATATGAGTGGTCCCaacagatggagaggaggagacagacagatgaaaaTATCCTGCAGTGTTGGCTCAGTTAAGTGGCTGGGGGACATTAGGGGAACAGGATGACAGAGGGAGAGATGGTGGGTGAAGGAGAGGAAAAGGCCAAGGAAAGAAAATGGTAAGTGGGGTGGGGGGAGTCAAAGAATAAAGCAGTAGCTGAAAAACAGGAATTCATGGGGTCAGTGGCCTGACCCCTGACTTCCTGTTGTCCTCTGAACTTTTGGTGATTGGTTCCAGGACTCAGGATCACATGTGAAGGCTGTTTTCGCTGTGGATTCTGcacagacatttttattttacatgtgttAGAGGGGAGTGTATAGGAAACCTGACCAGATAATAGTCACATGCATAAGATACAGACAActcatttagtgttttaaagCAAAGGAAGTAGTGCCAGTCATATAAGATGTCTGACAGTGCTTCTTTTAGGGactttaatgataataaaaaggttaataCCTCCTAAGAGTTTCTCCTTAGCCATGTTATGTGTAATGTAGAGTTTGACTGAAGGCCATTACTGTTGCTGTGGCATTTTGGTGATAACTATTTCCTCTCTACACAACAGGATGTTTACCCCTGTGTCTGTTTAATATCCATAATATTCTCCTGTTTCTCATGAGTTTATTACATGGACACTCTCTGTCCTGAATTAGGTTGTCCCTGAGGTCAGCAGGGTACCATCTGTCTCCCTGCTCTACTGACACGTGTGCAATGAGGACAACAGAGGAAAAGAGATAGATAGACAAAGAGAAAGGAAGGATGGCTTTTTACGCACGTGTGCCATAGCGACAGACGGACCAGGCTATAATGGCTTTAGAGCTGCAGCCATGACTGTGGGTGTTTATATGcctgcgtgtgagattgtgtgtaCAAAGCACAAGGCATGAGGAGCCTCCAGTAGTGTGTAATTTTAGCAGGACCCTGGGGCCTTGGTGCCCAATTGTCACTTCATACTGCCCTTTCTTTGTATCCTCTATTCATTTGCAGTGTGCTCTTTTGGCACACTCTATTTAACCATGTGCTAACACTGAATGTTTAAAAACAATGAACCTCTtggtcaaaaatgtttttccccctagaaaaaatagtaaataaattaaaaggtttatttgtttcaAATTGGCTTGCAGCATCTGAATCATTGCATTAAAAGAGAGAAATCCCCATGTATATTTGAGCCTTCTGGCTCAGTGGACATAGGAGCATGCCATGTAATCCTGATGTCATGATTTTGCCTCACCAGCTAAGTTGCCTCTTCACATCCATCTTTGGAGTCagtcccctctttgtatgagcaAAATCATAGAGATAAAGCAGGATCTGAATATTCCCATGGGCATGTGTTAAGTTTTTCAGTCTTTGAATCTGGGGGAGTTTATGAGGGTTGGCACGTGCACTGAGTTAGGTCGagtgttttgtaaatatactgTTTTATGGATGACGAAGCTTCACATGCGACAAACTGGCTCATGCGGTTCAGCAAAACTGTCCTCAAGGGTTTTATGAGTTGAGTCATGATGTTTGTTTAAGGGAGAGGGACATTTAAAGCAAGCACTTCTCATTGTGCTTTTCTCTTGTCACATAGCTCagcttttcctttttaattaatttactgttCAGCATGTAGTGGTTGCTCATCCTATTTTCTATATACTTTTAGCATTCTACTGGTGTAATCATTGTCTATGTGCTGAAGGTTATACAacctggtgtgtttgtgtgagtacACTGAAGGTTATCAGAGCAACAGAACAGACAGGACTTCCTCTGTTCAGACAGAGCACCAGGTGCAGTCCAGCCACAGTTATTTTAACACTAATACAATTTGTGTACGTGTTGGGAAACTGAATCTTCCACAAAGAGTACCAGGATGTGTGAAGGATAATTTTTCAGCCTggtcagagacagagaaagggagTTGATCACATAGGCTCAAATTTTTTGTCCACCTGGATAAACTTTTGTGTGTCACGATGGAGAAGAGCTCCAGCAGTAAACCAGATGTTTTAGCTCGCATACACATGCTTTCAAACATGGTGGATGACGAGCCAGCGTGCTATCAATTCAGTGCTCACTTAATCTTACATAATGGATCATCTCTTAAAATGATATCACTTCAAGACATTGTGTTGTTGTAGTTGAGAAGCTCAGCCAGGCTGTAATTCACCTGGGGAGCCCTCCAAGCTCTTTGGTTCAACTTAAAGATGTAAGGGAAGCAGACTGACAGTTTATAAAGCTTCCAGGCTGCTATGAAAGTCTTTCTATCGGATGAGAATTCAGGCCTGTAGAACTGGCCTCTCCTCTGGCCTAGTCTCCCTGAGTAGTCTATTTGAccttctctctctatctcctgCCTTCTAAATTCAACTTGCACTCTTGTGCATTTTTAGTATCTTCATCTGTTCTATCTTAAGTGATCAACTCACTTCAGGGACAAGAATAAGCACATCTAAAGTAAttggaaaataaattagattttgaTCCCTACACACCATTAAAACTGGCTTGAGATTTGTTTTTACTGGCAACTGTTGTCTGAATCATCTTAACCTGAGGTGGCTTAGTTGAGTGAAATGATGATTAACTTGATTTTCTTCTGGAGCATAAGAGATTGGCATTCTTATAGATATTACCTGTCTGCTTGTGATGTATAGGTGCAGCCATGTTGTCCATAATAAAGTCCTATTTATCTTAAGCAGCAGTGAGGCCCAATATTTCACAGCATAGTTGGTTACCCTTTATTCTACATGCCTACAGTAGGATCAGACCTTGAAAATgacaagtgtgtgtctgtgagtgtttgtgtggtgAGAACGAGTCACACAGCTGGAATGCTGGGCCCCTCTGTGGAAGTTTGCCTCCACTCAGTGTtgatctttttctctctctaccaAAGCTCAGACAGGCTTGCATGCCCACGCACATATGCACATCTTTGAGTCAATTTTTAGACTCGAAACATCGACCATGCTCTGCACTGAGGGGAGGATAACAGTTCAAATACGCCCTCCTCTTATCATCCTcatttactataattttatgTTGTAATCATAATATGTTGTAAGTTCTGTTGGCAGTTCTATATGAAGACATAACTGACCAgactttgttttccttttccaTTGTGTTGAGTGGCCACCAAGGTGACTTTTGGGTGAACCTGAATCCACTGTCAGCTAGTTTCACTCAACAATTTATTACACAAATTATAGGGTTGATCAATATCTGTATTATTGAACAAACATTAATTACTATACAACTCCTTTACTTGGTTACCATTTGGCATCCATCTCACCCCTTGTAGTGTCCTTCATAGATCCTTTGTAGACCAAACAATATACCGCAGCTCCCTCTTTCACTCCACTATTAGGTTACTACCGAGTTCTCTGTAACTCCCTTTTCATGGGGCATCAGTCACTTGTTTTGTTTGCATGGATACTTAACAATATTCTTAATTTTACTTGTGTTAACGCCCTGTTTTCcttgtcttttattttcctACATTCAATAAGTCACCATTCTAGGCGCTTTTATTCCTTGTTTACCTGTTTTCTAATAGATGCTCCAGTCAGGACTGTTCCTTTTGTGGAggtattttctcagttttctctcctgctctcttGCTTCTTTCCATCACTCCCTTGGGTAGAACAGCTCTTTTAATAATGCAGCACATCATCCTGCCGGCCTCTCTCTCCGGGGAGCTCTTGTGTCGATTAGGCGGCAGAATCTGGAGCCAAGCCAAGGGTCTATTCACCGCATCACTGCACAACAAGAGAGCCtgtgagagagggaaagagctAGAGAGATGGAAAAGACATGGTGGCATGGCCAGTGAGGTAGAGATGGACAAGGGTGCAATGGGCTTGAAGACATTAATAGAGAGTAGCAGGGACAcatagagaggagagaggcttTGATCACTGCAGAGCCACCATTGTTGCCTTATCTCCATGATGATTTGGTATATAAATAACAGTGTTACCTTCCACAGACTCTCTCTACCCTCTGCATCTATTAAAAAGATTCTTAAGAGCCTTGTAGTTCAATCAATTGAAAGGGAACCTCACCAATCTGTCCCTCAGTGTCATAAAGTTGTTTTGCGTGCAGTTTTTCCACTTATGATCTGTTCATTTCTCCCTTTCAGAAGTTCTTTGGACATCTTATGGGCTTATTATACTATTGTATATAACAGATATCTCAATCATGTGATCCTGTAGTTCTCTTTGACATTATCTGCCTTTGGAGTCCCGTTTAATAAGCAGCGCcccagtttgtgtgtttgtttgcgtctgtgtgagtgtgtgtttgttccccTGCAGCATTTTATGCTCCACAGCTTTTGGAACAACACGGATGCCTGAGCATACAGATATCTGTTTCCATTTGTAACCCTTTGTCAACTCGAACCtcactgaaaaactgaaaaggTTTTCTAAATCACAGACATACACCATCACACACAGATGTGTTGCCACAAATCAACATTCTCAACCAACACTTACACCTCAGAATCATCTTGCTTTTGTGgcaataaaacacaagattCATGTTGCATCTTCTGTTCTCTTCACAGCAAAAGCCCCCCAACAATGACTGGCGCTTCACACAGGGACAGAGACCTGGACCTAGCGGGTGAGTTAACTGagactggcacacacacacacacacacacacacacacacacactgataaaatACCCAGTAACTTCAAGGACATGTTGTTTTGCTGCACAATGCAAGCTTATCGTAAAGAGTGATGAAGGatgaggaaaataaaaagaggGGGAAGGTAATGTGCTGTAGCCATAAGAACTCACTGCCTGCAGAGTGCTGATTGTAAAATACTGACGACATCAAAGTCACATTGCAGCCTTCTGACTTTTAACTACACTATCGCTGTGATTCTGCTTAgtaaattcagatttttcattCACACTCCTGAAGGAGCATCTCTGCCTGCTTCCAGGCTGCTTTATAAAATGGCTGCCGCAGCTTCCCCTCCCCCTCCAGCTCCCCCACCCCTCccctcctgttcctctcctctctgcgcTCTCTGTGCCTGTGCGCCATCACTCAGTACTACTGATGAGGGACGGTGACCAGAGCTAGTGGGGGGGATGGGATATCGCATTTTTCCTTCTTGAGCTCTCTTCAGTTCCTGCGATCTGAGAGGTGGTACTGACTTGCTTAAATGACAAAAGATtaattgtatttcttcatttcagttgtgtgttttggtgagCGTGATAATTGCTATTTGCCCATATTGTGTGGGCTAAACTGGAGTCTGTGCAGTAATATCTTCACAACAATGATTGCACAACGCATTCAGCTTCCCCCTGAAACATACCAGCTGGGCAAGATGCTCTGTTGAGCCAAGTCAGGAAAATGTTagacccacacagacacacacacaccactgtcGTTATAGAATACCACTGGGATTGTGGATATTGGACATAATTCATGTTAGTggtggagaaaaagaaaactaacTTCCCATCTCTGGTATTTTAAATGGATATGACAGACTCAACATACTTTCCACTGAGATCTAGAGCAAAATATCTCagcattttccatttttatacaCTAACTGCAGCCTTAAGTCAAATACACAATGATTTTttcagactgtataacttgttgtgtttttagtcCCCACATGCCATACGGTACACATATACGATGGACGCCGAAGAGTGGGACAAGGTACTAATTTAGATGTAGACACTGTGTGGTCACTTTCTGTCCTTAGCAGATGATCAGTGTTCAGTTTTGTCGAGTCACTGTTCAGTGGAAGAGGGACCTGATCACAAATTGGCTGATAAGGACAGAGAGTGGCTGAAATCTTTTAGGTAGTGCACTCCAGTTGAGTGCTGTGCTGTGTGTAGATGTACCTAACCCATAGCTTCTGTTAGTCTCCCTAAAAGTTTGATGGGGTTTGTTGATCGATGTGCATAGGCCACAATGCCTGCTGTGGCGTAGAAAGGATTGTGACACTTTTGAGTTTGCGTGCAGTGTTTTGTAGATTTGTTTATGCCTTGTATGTGTGCTatacatatagtcattataCTCTGAGAgctcttgttttctcttcttcttcaagATTGGCTTACCATACAGTGTTGCCTTTGATGTATGTCTGTGGTGGTTGTAGCTCAACATCACCACATGTGGCTTTTTCATGTGATTTatcaacatgacaaaaaaaagagacaatgcAGACAGCTGTTTCATGATTGGTTTCTTTAAAAGGCCGGTTAGAGGTTACAAAGTTCTTCAGTGAAGTAAACAGCACTCCATAATAAGCTCTCGAGTCAGTATGTACACCAGACTAGCTGAATGGCCTTAAATTGAATTAGAAGTTAATGTCCAGAAggttctttgtaaaaaaaaaaaaaactaaaaaaaaaccctaagaTAAACCATGTCATGTAAGGTTGCAGAGGAAAAAAACTATAGTCCTGTCTGGCCAACCAAGGACATCCCTCTGTACCACAGTTCACAATATAGCCCACAGGAAGTGATAACCCTGACCACAGGAAGCGCTTAACACAACCACAGGATGTGATAAGTACAGAGAGATGCTAATTTAGCTGAAATGAAGCATTCCCTTTTATCTTAAGTGATGTGAAGAGGCACAAAATGGCTGCCCTGGTTTTACTGACCGTGCTTTTGCCCAGCCTGTTTCTCATTGGCTGCCTGGCACAGACAGTACATGTTTCTTTCCCTCAGTCTCTCCCTGGCGCCGAGCTGAAAACCACTTCAGAGTTTTGGCAGTGAGATCTGGCAACCTGCTCTTAAACAAATCCCTGTTTTTATGTTAGAAttcctttttcactttttgtgtcctttacttTCTCTTGATTCCCTGAAGCAGACCAATTTGTCTGAGATTTTTTTAGTTGGTTTTAAATAGAAATGAGAGTCTCCTCTTTTATCTCCCATGTATTTAACATACTATCTATAAACATACAGTTCTGCTTTCTGCTTTAAGTAGGACCTGAGACCTCAGTGTGTCATTTATTGTCCTCTTTGGAGCTATGCACTCCACCAGAACCTTTTACCCATGTCCCT of Centropristis striata isolate RG_2023a ecotype Rhode Island chromosome 12, C.striata_1.0, whole genome shotgun sequence contains these proteins:
- the LOC131981893 gene encoding protocadherin gamma-C5-like isoform X8; the encoded protein is MMYSADSRMTKTIGYRDWRWQALWWHHFFLLWSTINGQTRYSIPEELKQGSVVGNLAKDLGLGLSEIFDRKLRVASEAGKQYFTVDAGKGELVVNDRIDREALCGQSASCVLPLQVVIEDPLQLHRIEVEIRDINDNSPSFLSNELSLKIAELALVGTRFLLESATDPDVGSNSLKSYTLSKNECCSLKIKEIEGGKTVPELVLEKPLDREKKAVHKILLTALDGGTPVRSGTSQITINVLDTNDNFPVFEKNIYKVTLGEKSLKGTFVIKPKATDADEGLNGEIEFSFGSRTPDSVLSIFDINPLTGEITLKGELDYETTKSYDIDVIAKDKGSPEMEGHCRVQVDITDFNDNTPEIVFTSQPKPVREDAPSGTVVALISARDLDTGDNGKVTLQLTKGSPFNLKPSFSNNYALVTSGSLDRENVSEYNIEITATDSGSPPLSSKKMIPVSITDVNDNPPVFTQPSYNVYLKENGVAGSILYSVSASDLDFGENAKLSYSILDSKVQDVSVSSYVYINSDNGSIYSMHSFDYEKLKVFQIQVQAKDQGSPSLSSNATVHVFILDQNDNAPAVIYPSSAALGSLSHQRMPRSAKAGHLVTKVTAVDADSGHNAWISYKLAEATDASLFTVNLYTGEVRTKRAVSEQDDSSQRLLIEIKDDGEPVQSATVTVSILLEDGLHEPILDLRQKAAEPSKKTGRITLYLILSLASVSVLSLVTFLILAVKCMRSSTSSGSCCMRRSDCDDYKNPNRNLQIQLNTDGPIKYVEVLGGDMLSQSQSFRSCMSPMSEYSDFTLIKPSSTTDFKEVISVLDASLPDSTWTFESQQQKPPNNDWRFTQGQRPGPSGATGGPEVAMGTGPWPQPPTEAEQLQALMAAANEVSEATATLGPGTMGLSTRYSPQFTLQHVPDYRQNVYIPGSTATLTSNPQQQQATAQQATQQALPPPQASAQPEPPKAAQTPASKKKSTKKEKK
- the LOC131981893 gene encoding protocadherin gamma-C5-like isoform X3, with product MMYSADSRMTKTIGYRDWRWQALWWHHFFLLWSTINGQTRYSIPEELKQGSVVGNLAKDLGLGLSEIFDRKLRVASEAGKQYFTVDAGKGELVVNDRIDREALCGQSASCVLPLQVVIEDPLQLHRIEVEIRDINDNSPSFLSNELSLKIAELALVGTRFLLESATDPDVGSNSLKSYTLSKNECCSLKIKEIEGGKTVPELVLEKPLDREKKAVHKILLTALDGGTPVRSGTSQITINVLDTNDNFPVFEKNIYKVTLGEKSLKGTFVIKPKATDADEGLNGEIEFSFGSRTPDSVLSIFDINPLTGEITLKGELDYETTKSYDIDVIAKDKGSPEMEGHCRVQVDITDFNDNTPEIVFTSQPKPVREDAPSGTVVALISARDLDTGDNGKVTLQLTKGSPFNLKPSFSNNYALVTSGSLDRENVSEYNIEITATDSGSPPLSSKKMIPVSITDVNDNPPVFTQPSYNVYLKENGVAGSILYSVSASDLDFGENAKLSYSILDSKVQDVSVSSYVYINSDNGSIYSMHSFDYEKLKVFQIQVQAKDQGSPSLSSNATVHVFILDQNDNAPAVIYPSSAALGSLSHQRMPRSAKAGHLVTKVTAVDADSGHNAWISYKLAEATDASLFTVNLYTGEVRTKRAVSEQDDSSQRLLIEIKDDGEPVQSATVTVSILLEDGLHEPILDLRQKAAEPSKKTGRITLYLILSLASVSVLSLVTFLILAVKCMRSSTSSGSCCMRRSDCDDYKNPNRNLQIQLNTDGPIKYVEVLGGDMLSQSQSFRSCMSPMSEYSDFTLIKPSSTTDFKEVISVLDASLPDSTWTFESQQQKPPNNDWRFTQGQRPGPSGPHMPYGTHIRWTPKSGTRATGGPEVAMGTGPWPQPPTEAEQLQALMAAANEVSEATATLGPGTMGLSTRYSPQFTLQHVPDYRQNVYIPGSTATLTSNPQQQQATAQQATQQALPPPQASAQPEPPKAAQTPASKKKSTKKEKK